A genomic region of Hippoglossus hippoglossus isolate fHipHip1 chromosome 8, fHipHip1.pri, whole genome shotgun sequence contains the following coding sequences:
- the usp7 gene encoding ubiquitin carboxyl-terminal hydrolase 7 isoform X8 — protein MFADNVVVPTINMDSSLAGDTDDPPRLPANPVINGNVAMADGHNNTEDDMEDDTSWRSEATFRFVVERFSRLSESVLSPSCFVRNLPWKIMVMPRFYPDRPHQKSVGFFLQCNAESDSTSWSCHAQAMLKIINYKDDEKSFSRRISHLFFHKENDWGFSNFMSWSDVTDPERGFVDDDKVTFEVYVQADAPHGVAWDSKKHTGYVGLKNQGATCYMNSLLQTLFFTNQLRRAVYMMPTEGDDSSKSVPLALQRVFYELQHSDKPVGTKKLTKSFGWETLDSFMQHDVQELCRVLLDNVENKMKGTCVEGTIPKLFRGKMVSYIQCKHVDYRSERIEDYYDIQLSIKGKKNIFESFKDYVATEQLDGDNKYDAGEHGLQEAEKGVKFLTFPPILHLQLMRFMYDPQTDQNIKINDRFEFPDQLPLDEFLQKTDSKDPANYILHAVLVHSGDNHGGHYVVYLNPKGDGKVSVKEPIWCKFDDDVVSRCTKEEAIEHNYGGHDDDLSVRHCTNAYMLVYIRESKLSEVLQPMTDVDIPQQLVERLQEEKRVEAQKRKERQEAHLYMQVQMVTEDQFCGHQGNDMYDEEKVKYTVFKVLKSSTLQEFVLNLSQTMGFPQDQMRLWPMQARSNGTKRPAMLDYEADCNKSMIDLSDNENPWTIFLETVDPEMAASGATLPKFDKDHDVMLFLKMYDPKTRSLNYCGHIYTPISCKIRDLLPVMCERAGFQQETSLILYEEVKPNLTERIQDYDVSLDKALDELMDGDIIVFQKDDPENDSSELPTAKDYFRDLYHRVDVIFCDKTIHNDPGFVVTLSNRMNYFQVAKTVAQRLNTDPMLLQFFKSQGDGPGNPLRHNYEGTLRDLLQFFKPRQPKKLYYQQLKMKITDFENRRSFKSIWLNTQFREEEITLYPDKHGCVRDLLEECKKAVELSEKGSDKLRLLEIVSYKIIGVHQEDELLECLSPAASRTFRIEEIPLDQVDLDKDSEMLIPVAHFHKEVFGTFGIPFLLKIRQGESFRDVMRRIQTMLDIQEKEFEKFKFAIVMMGRHQYITEDEYEVNLKDFEQPGNMSQPRPWLGLDHFNKAPKRGRYTYLEKAIKIHN, from the exons CTGGGGACACAGACGATCCTCCAAGACTCCCAGCCAACCCTGTGATCAATGGTAACGTGGCCATGGCAGAtggacacaacaacacagaggatGACATGGAAGACG ACACCAGTTGGCGGTCAGAGGCGACGTTCCGGTTTGTGGTAGAACGTTTCAGCCGCCTGAGCGAGTCGGTGCTCAGCCCGTCCTGCTTTGTCCGGAACCTTCCATGGAAGATAATGGTGATGCCTCGCTTCTATCCAGACCGGCCACACCAGAAGAGCGTGGGCTTCTTCCTACAGTGTAACGCAGAGTCCGACTCAAC GTCGTGGTCTTGCCATGCGCAGGCCATGTTGAAGATCATCAACTACAAAGACGATGAGAAGTCTTTCAGCCGCAGGATCAGTCACCTGTTCTTCCACAAAGAGAATGACTGGGGCTTCTCCAACTTCATGTCCTGGAGT GATGTGACCGATCCAGAGAGGGGCTTCGTCGATGACGACAAAGTCACCTTTGAAGTTTACGTCCAGGCAGATGCACCACACGGAGTGGC CTGGGACTCTAAGAAACACACAGGCTATGTTGGACTGAAGAACCAGGGAGCGACTTGCTACATGAACAGCCTGCTACAGACACTCTTCTTCACCAACCAACTACGACGG GCGGTGTACATGATGCCCACAGAGGGAGACGACTCGTCCAAGAGTGTCCCCCTTGCATTGCAGAGGGTTTTCTACGAGCTGCAACACAGCGACAAACCCGTCGGCACCAAGAAACTCACCAAGTCTTTTGG ATGGGAAACACTAGATAGCTTCATGCAACATGATGTGCAGGAGCTGTGCAGAGTG ctcctggacAATGTggagaataaaatgaaaggCACTTGTGTTGAGGGAACCATCCCCAAGCTCTTCAGAGGAAAGATGGTG TCATATATCCAGTGTAAACATGTGGACTACCGGTCAGAGCGGATAGAGGACTACTATGACATCCAACTAAGCataaaaggaaagaagaacA TCTTTGAGTCGTTCAAAGATTATGTTGCGACTGAACAGTTAGACGGAGACAACAAATACGACGCAGGAGAGCATGGCCTGCAG GAAGCAGAAAAGGGAGTGAAGTTCCTCACTTTTCCTCCGATCCTTCATCTGCAGCTGATGAGGTTCATGTATGACCCACAGACTGACCAGAACATCAAGATCAATGACAG GTTTGAGTTTCCAGATCAGTTACCTCTGGATGAGTTCCTTCAGAAGACGGACTCTAAGGACCCAGCCAACTACATCCTGCATGCAGTGCTGGTCCACAGCGGGGACAACCATGGCGGCCACTACGTCGTCTATCTTAATCCCAAAGGAGACGGCAAAGTGAGCGTCAAGGAACCAATA TGGTGCAAGTTTGACGATGACGTGGTGTCACGATGCACCAAGGAGGAAGCCATAGAACACAACTATGGTGGACACGATGATGACCTCTCAGTGCGCCACTGCACCAATGCGTACATGTTGGTCTACATCAGAGAGTCCAAGCTCA GTGAGGTGCTCCAGCCGATGACTGACGTGGACATCCCCCAGCAGCTGGTGGAgcgtctgcaggaggagaaaagggtCGAGGCCCAGAAGAGAAAGGAGCGTCAAGAGGCCCACCTCTACATGCAGGTCCAG ATGGTGACAGAAGACCAGTTCTGTGGTCATCAGGGCAATGACATGTACGACGAGGAGAAAGTGAAGTACACGGTCTTCAAGGTCCTGAAGAGCTCCACGCTGCAAGAGTTCGTCCTGAACCTCTCCCAGACAATG GGTTTCCCACAGGACCAGATGAGGCTGTGGCCCATGCAGGCCCGGAGCAATGGAACCAAGCGACCTGCCATGCTCGACTACGAGGCCGACTGCAACAAGTCG ATGATCGACTTGAGCGACAACGAGAACCCCTGGACAATATTTCTAGAGACGGTGGATCCAGAGATGGCTGCCAGCGGGGCCACGTTACCCAAGTTTGATAAAGACC atgaTGTCATGTTATTCTTGAAGATGTATGACCCCAAAACCAGAAGCTTAAATTATTGTGGACATATCTACACACCTATATCCTGCAAAATAA GAGACCTACTGCCAGTcatgtgtgagagagcaggTTTTCAGCAGGAAACAAGCCTTATCCTCTATGAG gaagtaaagcCCAATCTAACGGAGCGGATACAGGACTATGATGTCTCTCTGGACAAGGCCCTGGATGAGCTCATGGATGGGGACATCATTGTCTTCCAGAA GGACGACCCAGAGAACGACAGCAGCGAGCTGCCTACAGCCAAGGACTACTTCCGGGATCTGTACCACCGGGTGGACGTCATTTTCTGTGACAAGACCATCCACAACGACCCTGGCTTCGTGGTCACACTGTCCAACCGCATGAACTACTTTCAG gtggCCAAGACGGTAGCGCAGAGGTTGAACACAGATCCTATGCTGCTGCAGTTCTTCAAGTCACAGGG GGACGGTCCAGGGAATCCTCTCAGACACAACTATGAGGGAACGCTGCGGGACCTGCTGCAATTCTTCAAGCCTAGACAGCCCAAGAAACTCTACTACCAGCAG TTGAAGATGAAGATCACAGACTTTGAGAACAGGAGGAGTTTTAAATCCATATGGCTCAACACCCAGTTCAGAGAGGAG gagATCACCCTCTACCCTGACAAACATGGCTGTGTGCGGGACCTTTTGGAAGAATGTAAAAAAGCAGTGGAGCTCTCTGAAAAGGGCTCCGACAAGCTCAG GCTGTTAGAGATAGTAAGCTATAAAATCATCGGGGTTCACCAGGAGGACGAGCTGCTAGAATGTTTATCTCCGGCTGCCAGCCGCACCTTCAGAATAGag GAGATTCCTTTGGACCAGGTGGACTTGGACAAGGACAGTGAAATGTTAATCCCGGTCGCTCACTTCCACAAAGAGGTCTTTGGGACCTTTGGGATTCCCTTCTTGCTCAAGATCAGACAG GGCGAGTCCTTTCGGGACGTGATGAGGAGGATCCAGACCATGCTGGACATCCAGGAGAAAGAATTTGAGAAG tTCAAGTTTGCGATTGTGATGATGGGCCGGCATCAGTACATCACTGAAGACGAGTACGAGGTCAACCTGAAGGACTTTGAACAGCCAG GTAACATGTCCCAACCGCGCCCCTGGCTCGGGTTGGATCATTTCAACAAAGCTCCAAAGAGAGGTCGCTACACCTACCTGGAGAAAGCAATCAAGATCCACAACTAA
- the usp7 gene encoding ubiquitin carboxyl-terminal hydrolase 7 isoform X2: MNHHHTQQQQQQKAGEQQLSEPEDMEMEAGDTDDPPRLPANPVINGNVAMADGHNNTEDDMEDDTSWRSEATFRFVVERFSRLSESVLSPSCFVRNLPWKIMVMPRFYPDRPHQKSVGFFLQCNAESDSTFGQNTEMLDADITACPRSWSCHAQAMLKIINYKDDEKSFSRRISHLFFHKENDWGFSNFMSWSDVTDPERGFVDDDKVTFEVYVQADAPHGVAWDSKKHTGYVGLKNQGATCYMNSLLQTLFFTNQLRRAVYMMPTEGDDSSKSVPLALQRVFYELQHSDKPVGTKKLTKSFGWETLDSFMQHDVQELCRVLLDNVENKMKGTCVEGTIPKLFRGKMVSYIQCKHVDYRSERIEDYYDIQLSIKGKKNIFESFKDYVATEQLDGDNKYDAGEHGLQEAEKGVKFLTFPPILHLQLMRFMYDPQTDQNIKINDRFEFPDQLPLDEFLQKTDSKDPANYILHAVLVHSGDNHGGHYVVYLNPKGDGKVSVKEPIWCKFDDDVVSRCTKEEAIEHNYGGHDDDLSVRHCTNAYMLVYIRESKLSEVLQPMTDVDIPQQLVERLQEEKRVEAQKRKERQEAHLYMQVQMVTEDQFCGHQGNDMYDEEKVKYTVFKVLKSSTLQEFVLNLSQTMGFPQDQMRLWPMQARSNGTKRPAMLDYEADCNKSMIDLSDNENPWTIFLETVDPEMAASGATLPKFDKDHDVMLFLKMYDPKTRSLNYCGHIYTPISCKIRDLLPVMCERAGFQQETSLILYEEVKPNLTERIQDYDVSLDKALDELMDGDIIVFQKDDPENDSSELPTAKDYFRDLYHRVDVIFCDKTIHNDPGFVVTLSNRMNYFQVAKTVAQRLNTDPMLLQFFKSQGDGPGNPLRHNYEGTLRDLLQFFKPRQPKKLYYQQLKMKITDFENRRSFKSIWLNTQFREEEITLYPDKHGCVRDLLEECKKAVELSEKGSDKLRLLEIVSYKIIGVHQEDELLECLSPAASRTFRIEEIPLDQVDLDKDSEMLIPVAHFHKEVFGTFGIPFLLKIRQGESFRDVMRRIQTMLDIQEKEFEKFKFAIVMMGRHQYITEDEYEVNLKDFEQPGNMSQPRPWLGLDHFNKAPKRGRYTYLEKAIKIHN; the protein is encoded by the exons CTGGGGACACAGACGATCCTCCAAGACTCCCAGCCAACCCTGTGATCAATGGTAACGTGGCCATGGCAGAtggacacaacaacacagaggatGACATGGAAGACG ACACCAGTTGGCGGTCAGAGGCGACGTTCCGGTTTGTGGTAGAACGTTTCAGCCGCCTGAGCGAGTCGGTGCTCAGCCCGTCCTGCTTTGTCCGGAACCTTCCATGGAAGATAATGGTGATGCCTCGCTTCTATCCAGACCGGCCACACCAGAAGAGCGTGGGCTTCTTCCTACAGTGTAACGCAGAGTCCGACTCAAC TTTTGGccaaaacactgaaatgttaGATGCAGACATCACCGCATGTCCCAG GTCGTGGTCTTGCCATGCGCAGGCCATGTTGAAGATCATCAACTACAAAGACGATGAGAAGTCTTTCAGCCGCAGGATCAGTCACCTGTTCTTCCACAAAGAGAATGACTGGGGCTTCTCCAACTTCATGTCCTGGAGT GATGTGACCGATCCAGAGAGGGGCTTCGTCGATGACGACAAAGTCACCTTTGAAGTTTACGTCCAGGCAGATGCACCACACGGAGTGGC CTGGGACTCTAAGAAACACACAGGCTATGTTGGACTGAAGAACCAGGGAGCGACTTGCTACATGAACAGCCTGCTACAGACACTCTTCTTCACCAACCAACTACGACGG GCGGTGTACATGATGCCCACAGAGGGAGACGACTCGTCCAAGAGTGTCCCCCTTGCATTGCAGAGGGTTTTCTACGAGCTGCAACACAGCGACAAACCCGTCGGCACCAAGAAACTCACCAAGTCTTTTGG ATGGGAAACACTAGATAGCTTCATGCAACATGATGTGCAGGAGCTGTGCAGAGTG ctcctggacAATGTggagaataaaatgaaaggCACTTGTGTTGAGGGAACCATCCCCAAGCTCTTCAGAGGAAAGATGGTG TCATATATCCAGTGTAAACATGTGGACTACCGGTCAGAGCGGATAGAGGACTACTATGACATCCAACTAAGCataaaaggaaagaagaacA TCTTTGAGTCGTTCAAAGATTATGTTGCGACTGAACAGTTAGACGGAGACAACAAATACGACGCAGGAGAGCATGGCCTGCAG GAAGCAGAAAAGGGAGTGAAGTTCCTCACTTTTCCTCCGATCCTTCATCTGCAGCTGATGAGGTTCATGTATGACCCACAGACTGACCAGAACATCAAGATCAATGACAG GTTTGAGTTTCCAGATCAGTTACCTCTGGATGAGTTCCTTCAGAAGACGGACTCTAAGGACCCAGCCAACTACATCCTGCATGCAGTGCTGGTCCACAGCGGGGACAACCATGGCGGCCACTACGTCGTCTATCTTAATCCCAAAGGAGACGGCAAAGTGAGCGTCAAGGAACCAATA TGGTGCAAGTTTGACGATGACGTGGTGTCACGATGCACCAAGGAGGAAGCCATAGAACACAACTATGGTGGACACGATGATGACCTCTCAGTGCGCCACTGCACCAATGCGTACATGTTGGTCTACATCAGAGAGTCCAAGCTCA GTGAGGTGCTCCAGCCGATGACTGACGTGGACATCCCCCAGCAGCTGGTGGAgcgtctgcaggaggagaaaagggtCGAGGCCCAGAAGAGAAAGGAGCGTCAAGAGGCCCACCTCTACATGCAGGTCCAG ATGGTGACAGAAGACCAGTTCTGTGGTCATCAGGGCAATGACATGTACGACGAGGAGAAAGTGAAGTACACGGTCTTCAAGGTCCTGAAGAGCTCCACGCTGCAAGAGTTCGTCCTGAACCTCTCCCAGACAATG GGTTTCCCACAGGACCAGATGAGGCTGTGGCCCATGCAGGCCCGGAGCAATGGAACCAAGCGACCTGCCATGCTCGACTACGAGGCCGACTGCAACAAGTCG ATGATCGACTTGAGCGACAACGAGAACCCCTGGACAATATTTCTAGAGACGGTGGATCCAGAGATGGCTGCCAGCGGGGCCACGTTACCCAAGTTTGATAAAGACC atgaTGTCATGTTATTCTTGAAGATGTATGACCCCAAAACCAGAAGCTTAAATTATTGTGGACATATCTACACACCTATATCCTGCAAAATAA GAGACCTACTGCCAGTcatgtgtgagagagcaggTTTTCAGCAGGAAACAAGCCTTATCCTCTATGAG gaagtaaagcCCAATCTAACGGAGCGGATACAGGACTATGATGTCTCTCTGGACAAGGCCCTGGATGAGCTCATGGATGGGGACATCATTGTCTTCCAGAA GGACGACCCAGAGAACGACAGCAGCGAGCTGCCTACAGCCAAGGACTACTTCCGGGATCTGTACCACCGGGTGGACGTCATTTTCTGTGACAAGACCATCCACAACGACCCTGGCTTCGTGGTCACACTGTCCAACCGCATGAACTACTTTCAG gtggCCAAGACGGTAGCGCAGAGGTTGAACACAGATCCTATGCTGCTGCAGTTCTTCAAGTCACAGGG GGACGGTCCAGGGAATCCTCTCAGACACAACTATGAGGGAACGCTGCGGGACCTGCTGCAATTCTTCAAGCCTAGACAGCCCAAGAAACTCTACTACCAGCAG TTGAAGATGAAGATCACAGACTTTGAGAACAGGAGGAGTTTTAAATCCATATGGCTCAACACCCAGTTCAGAGAGGAG gagATCACCCTCTACCCTGACAAACATGGCTGTGTGCGGGACCTTTTGGAAGAATGTAAAAAAGCAGTGGAGCTCTCTGAAAAGGGCTCCGACAAGCTCAG GCTGTTAGAGATAGTAAGCTATAAAATCATCGGGGTTCACCAGGAGGACGAGCTGCTAGAATGTTTATCTCCGGCTGCCAGCCGCACCTTCAGAATAGag GAGATTCCTTTGGACCAGGTGGACTTGGACAAGGACAGTGAAATGTTAATCCCGGTCGCTCACTTCCACAAAGAGGTCTTTGGGACCTTTGGGATTCCCTTCTTGCTCAAGATCAGACAG GGCGAGTCCTTTCGGGACGTGATGAGGAGGATCCAGACCATGCTGGACATCCAGGAGAAAGAATTTGAGAAG tTCAAGTTTGCGATTGTGATGATGGGCCGGCATCAGTACATCACTGAAGACGAGTACGAGGTCAACCTGAAGGACTTTGAACAGCCAG GTAACATGTCCCAACCGCGCCCCTGGCTCGGGTTGGATCATTTCAACAAAGCTCCAAAGAGAGGTCGCTACACCTACCTGGAGAAAGCAATCAAGATCCACAACTAA
- the usp7 gene encoding ubiquitin carboxyl-terminal hydrolase 7 isoform X5, whose translation MFADNVVVPTINMDSSLAGDTDDPPRLPANPVINGNVAMADGHNNTEDDMEDDTSWRSEATFRFVVERFSRLSESVLSPSCFVRNLPWKIMVMPRFYPDRPHQKSVGFFLQCNAESDSTFGQNTEMLDADITACPRSWSCHAQAMLKIINYKDDEKSFSRRISHLFFHKENDWGFSNFMSWSDVTDPERGFVDDDKVTFEVYVQADAPHGVAWDSKKHTGYVGLKNQGATCYMNSLLQTLFFTNQLRRAVYMMPTEGDDSSKSVPLALQRVFYELQHSDKPVGTKKLTKSFGWETLDSFMQHDVQELCRVLLDNVENKMKGTCVEGTIPKLFRGKMVSYIQCKHVDYRSERIEDYYDIQLSIKGKKNIFESFKDYVATEQLDGDNKYDAGEHGLQEAEKGVKFLTFPPILHLQLMRFMYDPQTDQNIKINDRFEFPDQLPLDEFLQKTDSKDPANYILHAVLVHSGDNHGGHYVVYLNPKGDGKVSVKEPIWCKFDDDVVSRCTKEEAIEHNYGGHDDDLSVRHCTNAYMLVYIRESKLSEVLQPMTDVDIPQQLVERLQEEKRVEAQKRKERQEAHLYMQVQMVTEDQFCGHQGNDMYDEEKVKYTVFKVLKSSTLQEFVLNLSQTMGFPQDQMRLWPMQARSNGTKRPAMLDYEADCNKSMIDLSDNENPWTIFLETVDPEMAASGATLPKFDKDHDVMLFLKMYDPKTRSLNYCGHIYTPISCKIRDLLPVMCERAGFQQETSLILYEEVKPNLTERIQDYDVSLDKALDELMDGDIIVFQKDDPENDSSELPTAKDYFRDLYHRVDVIFCDKTIHNDPGFVVTLSNRMNYFQVAKTVAQRLNTDPMLLQFFKSQGYRDGPGNPLRHNYEGTLRDLLQFFKPRQPKKLYYQQLKMKITDFENRRSFKSIWLNTQFREEEITLYPDKHGCVRDLLEECKKAVELSEKGSDKLRLLEIVSYKIIGVHQEDELLECLSPAASRTFRIEEIPLDQVDLDKDSEMLIPVAHFHKEVFGTFGIPFLLKIRQGESFRDVMRRIQTMLDIQEKEFEKFKFAIVMMGRHQYITEDEYEVNLKDFEQPGNMSQPRPWLGLDHFNKAPKRGRYTYLEKAIKIHN comes from the exons CTGGGGACACAGACGATCCTCCAAGACTCCCAGCCAACCCTGTGATCAATGGTAACGTGGCCATGGCAGAtggacacaacaacacagaggatGACATGGAAGACG ACACCAGTTGGCGGTCAGAGGCGACGTTCCGGTTTGTGGTAGAACGTTTCAGCCGCCTGAGCGAGTCGGTGCTCAGCCCGTCCTGCTTTGTCCGGAACCTTCCATGGAAGATAATGGTGATGCCTCGCTTCTATCCAGACCGGCCACACCAGAAGAGCGTGGGCTTCTTCCTACAGTGTAACGCAGAGTCCGACTCAAC TTTTGGccaaaacactgaaatgttaGATGCAGACATCACCGCATGTCCCAG GTCGTGGTCTTGCCATGCGCAGGCCATGTTGAAGATCATCAACTACAAAGACGATGAGAAGTCTTTCAGCCGCAGGATCAGTCACCTGTTCTTCCACAAAGAGAATGACTGGGGCTTCTCCAACTTCATGTCCTGGAGT GATGTGACCGATCCAGAGAGGGGCTTCGTCGATGACGACAAAGTCACCTTTGAAGTTTACGTCCAGGCAGATGCACCACACGGAGTGGC CTGGGACTCTAAGAAACACACAGGCTATGTTGGACTGAAGAACCAGGGAGCGACTTGCTACATGAACAGCCTGCTACAGACACTCTTCTTCACCAACCAACTACGACGG GCGGTGTACATGATGCCCACAGAGGGAGACGACTCGTCCAAGAGTGTCCCCCTTGCATTGCAGAGGGTTTTCTACGAGCTGCAACACAGCGACAAACCCGTCGGCACCAAGAAACTCACCAAGTCTTTTGG ATGGGAAACACTAGATAGCTTCATGCAACATGATGTGCAGGAGCTGTGCAGAGTG ctcctggacAATGTggagaataaaatgaaaggCACTTGTGTTGAGGGAACCATCCCCAAGCTCTTCAGAGGAAAGATGGTG TCATATATCCAGTGTAAACATGTGGACTACCGGTCAGAGCGGATAGAGGACTACTATGACATCCAACTAAGCataaaaggaaagaagaacA TCTTTGAGTCGTTCAAAGATTATGTTGCGACTGAACAGTTAGACGGAGACAACAAATACGACGCAGGAGAGCATGGCCTGCAG GAAGCAGAAAAGGGAGTGAAGTTCCTCACTTTTCCTCCGATCCTTCATCTGCAGCTGATGAGGTTCATGTATGACCCACAGACTGACCAGAACATCAAGATCAATGACAG GTTTGAGTTTCCAGATCAGTTACCTCTGGATGAGTTCCTTCAGAAGACGGACTCTAAGGACCCAGCCAACTACATCCTGCATGCAGTGCTGGTCCACAGCGGGGACAACCATGGCGGCCACTACGTCGTCTATCTTAATCCCAAAGGAGACGGCAAAGTGAGCGTCAAGGAACCAATA TGGTGCAAGTTTGACGATGACGTGGTGTCACGATGCACCAAGGAGGAAGCCATAGAACACAACTATGGTGGACACGATGATGACCTCTCAGTGCGCCACTGCACCAATGCGTACATGTTGGTCTACATCAGAGAGTCCAAGCTCA GTGAGGTGCTCCAGCCGATGACTGACGTGGACATCCCCCAGCAGCTGGTGGAgcgtctgcaggaggagaaaagggtCGAGGCCCAGAAGAGAAAGGAGCGTCAAGAGGCCCACCTCTACATGCAGGTCCAG ATGGTGACAGAAGACCAGTTCTGTGGTCATCAGGGCAATGACATGTACGACGAGGAGAAAGTGAAGTACACGGTCTTCAAGGTCCTGAAGAGCTCCACGCTGCAAGAGTTCGTCCTGAACCTCTCCCAGACAATG GGTTTCCCACAGGACCAGATGAGGCTGTGGCCCATGCAGGCCCGGAGCAATGGAACCAAGCGACCTGCCATGCTCGACTACGAGGCCGACTGCAACAAGTCG ATGATCGACTTGAGCGACAACGAGAACCCCTGGACAATATTTCTAGAGACGGTGGATCCAGAGATGGCTGCCAGCGGGGCCACGTTACCCAAGTTTGATAAAGACC atgaTGTCATGTTATTCTTGAAGATGTATGACCCCAAAACCAGAAGCTTAAATTATTGTGGACATATCTACACACCTATATCCTGCAAAATAA GAGACCTACTGCCAGTcatgtgtgagagagcaggTTTTCAGCAGGAAACAAGCCTTATCCTCTATGAG gaagtaaagcCCAATCTAACGGAGCGGATACAGGACTATGATGTCTCTCTGGACAAGGCCCTGGATGAGCTCATGGATGGGGACATCATTGTCTTCCAGAA GGACGACCCAGAGAACGACAGCAGCGAGCTGCCTACAGCCAAGGACTACTTCCGGGATCTGTACCACCGGGTGGACGTCATTTTCTGTGACAAGACCATCCACAACGACCCTGGCTTCGTGGTCACACTGTCCAACCGCATGAACTACTTTCAG gtggCCAAGACGGTAGCGCAGAGGTTGAACACAGATCCTATGCTGCTGCAGTTCTTCAAGTCACAGGG GTACAGGGACGGTCCAGGGAATCCTCTCAGACACAACTATGAGGGAACGCTGCGGGACCTGCTGCAATTCTTCAAGCCTAGACAGCCCAAGAAACTCTACTACCAGCAG TTGAAGATGAAGATCACAGACTTTGAGAACAGGAGGAGTTTTAAATCCATATGGCTCAACACCCAGTTCAGAGAGGAG gagATCACCCTCTACCCTGACAAACATGGCTGTGTGCGGGACCTTTTGGAAGAATGTAAAAAAGCAGTGGAGCTCTCTGAAAAGGGCTCCGACAAGCTCAG GCTGTTAGAGATAGTAAGCTATAAAATCATCGGGGTTCACCAGGAGGACGAGCTGCTAGAATGTTTATCTCCGGCTGCCAGCCGCACCTTCAGAATAGag GAGATTCCTTTGGACCAGGTGGACTTGGACAAGGACAGTGAAATGTTAATCCCGGTCGCTCACTTCCACAAAGAGGTCTTTGGGACCTTTGGGATTCCCTTCTTGCTCAAGATCAGACAG GGCGAGTCCTTTCGGGACGTGATGAGGAGGATCCAGACCATGCTGGACATCCAGGAGAAAGAATTTGAGAAG tTCAAGTTTGCGATTGTGATGATGGGCCGGCATCAGTACATCACTGAAGACGAGTACGAGGTCAACCTGAAGGACTTTGAACAGCCAG GTAACATGTCCCAACCGCGCCCCTGGCTCGGGTTGGATCATTTCAACAAAGCTCCAAAGAGAGGTCGCTACACCTACCTGGAGAAAGCAATCAAGATCCACAACTAA